Sequence from the Cuniculiplasma divulgatum genome:
CCTTGCCCAGCATGTATCCGAACACCTGGCTGTACAGTGCCATTGAATCATTTACAGGATAGTTTCCGCCCCATGATTCTGATGCCAGCGTTCCACCTGGACCGAACCAGGCATTCCAGGCACGGTTGTACTTCATGTACATGGTGAAGTTATCAGAGAACGCCTGCTGCACGTACTTTCCATACGTTGCATTGTCCCATCCAGTGTAGAGCAGTCCTGCAAGCTTGGTCATCTCTATTGCCTGAAATCCGCTTGGGTCAAGCTGTGAAGTTGATGCCGCTACTGTGACATTCTTGGCGGTAATGTTCTCAAACCAGAAGGACCCGGCGGGAATGTTATATTTGTGGTTCAGCCATGTGACTGCCATCTCATTTGCTGAAAATATGATCATCCAGTCGGTGTATTTAGGCATCAGGTTGGCTGGAATCACTCCAGCCGATGCTGATATGAACACATCGTAATGGGCTCCGCTCTGCACGTTCTTGGCGCCACTGACTGATCCTGAAAATGTTGGGCCAACGGAAATGCCTGTTGTGTTCTTGAACTGCAGGTTAAAATGATTGCCAAGGGCGTATTCCAGGGATCCTGCTGCAAATACAGATACGCTTGCTGGAGCAGGATGTGACGATTCCGAGATATAGTAACCGGCAAAGCCCCCAACCAGCAATCCCACCACAAGGATTACAGCGGCAGTTAAGGCAAAACGTGATTTTTCCATGATTGGTAATAACCTGAACTTATAAATTTGTTTAAAGAAGATAAGGAATCGCTGATGATTCCTGAAAATCCTGTCTCAGATCTCCACTGAAAGATCCTTCATGACATCCGGTGATGGCCTGCCATCTGAATCAATAC
This genomic interval carries:
- a CDS encoding extracellular solute-binding protein, with translation MEKSRFALTAAVILVVGLLVGGFAGYYISESSHPAPASVSVFAAGSLEYALGNHFNLQFKNTTGISVGPTFSGSVSGAKNVQSGAHYDVFISASAGVIPANLMPKYTDWMIIFSANEMAVTWLNHKYNIPAGSFWFENITAKNVTVAASTSQLDPSGFQAIEMTKLAGLLYTGWDNATYGKYVQQAFSDNFTMYMKYNRAWNAWFGPGGTLASESWGGNYPVNDSMALYSQVFGYMLGKGYTKLTTVEIGLDGLLEAGTADYALTYKSQAINQNLSYFKAPDGSNGLSSWINLGNITEDHVLFYGMVNSTGPTTPDDNIGNLPGAPILYAATILNGTANPSMAAAYIYDLVTGYGQHTLAASDFDPLPVAFGYHMSNIPSYLGTVVEPIPSYIPASAYD